In a single window of the Thermococcus sp. EP1 genome:
- the dapA gene encoding 4-hydroxy-tetrahydrodipicolinate synthase: MPMFEGIFVPHITPFDDREEINEEILRELVHYFADAKLNGLVTLGSNGEFPYLSFEEKLRVLKIVREESLLPVIAGVAENSTRETIQLAKEAWDIGVDAVLIAPPYYFKPNKRELLAHYSRIAYEVDIPILLYNVPKFTAVNIDLDTIEELVEEHSNIVGIKDSSGSIGRIAELIRRVGDKINILAGTADVMYPSWLLGAHGAVVAVANVAPRLCVELYNAFLEKKYERARKLQLMVNYLNEVIVKKYNQISAIKDAMRMCGLEVGYPRMPALPLDEEALEDIEQVLLDIGLI; this comes from the coding sequence ATGCCTATGTTTGAGGGTATTTTTGTTCCTCATATAACACCCTTTGATGATAGAGAAGAGATAAATGAGGAGATACTGAGAGAACTCGTCCATTATTTTGCTGACGCAAAGCTTAATGGGCTGGTAACTTTGGGAAGCAATGGTGAATTTCCCTATCTTAGCTTTGAAGAGAAATTAAGGGTTTTGAAGATTGTCAGAGAGGAGTCTCTTCTCCCTGTTATAGCTGGGGTTGCTGAGAATTCAACGAGAGAGACTATTCAGCTTGCAAAAGAAGCTTGGGATATTGGTGTTGATGCAGTTCTCATTGCCCCACCCTATTACTTTAAGCCCAATAAACGCGAACTTTTGGCTCATTATTCAAGGATAGCTTATGAGGTAGATATCCCTATTTTGCTTTATAATGTTCCAAAGTTTACTGCAGTTAATATTGATCTTGATACGATTGAAGAACTTGTAGAGGAGCATTCAAATATTGTGGGAATAAAAGACTCTAGTGGATCAATAGGTAGAATAGCCGAACTTATAAGAAGAGTGGGAGACAAAATAAACATTTTGGCTGGAACGGCAGATGTGATGTACCCTTCATGGCTTTTGGGGGCACATGGGGCTGTTGTTGCTGTAGCCAATGTGGCTCCAAGACTTTGTGTGGAGCTGTATAACGCATTTCTTGAGAAAAAGTATGAAAGAGCTAGGAAACTGCAACTCATGGTAAACTATCTCAATGAGGTTATTGTGAAGAAGTATAACCAGATAAGTGCCATAAAAGATGCTATGAGAATGTGTGGGCTTGAAGTAGGTTATCCCAGAATGCCTGCTCTTCCCTTGGATGAGGAAGCTTTAGAGGATATAGAGCAAGTTCTGTTGGATATTGGTCTCATTTAG
- a CDS encoding HypC/HybG/HupF family hydrogenase formation chaperone → MCLAIPAKVIEIKDNVAIVDFGGVKREARIDFVKDVKVGDYVIVHTGFAIEKLDEKTALESIKAWEEVMKAMEE, encoded by the coding sequence ATGTGTTTGGCAATACCTGCTAAGGTTATTGAAATTAAGGATAACGTTGCTATAGTAGATTTTGGAGGAGTTAAACGAGAAGCGAGAATAGACTTCGTAAAAGATGTCAAAGTAGGAGATTATGTTATAGTCCACACTGGATTTGCTATTGAGAAGCTTGATGAGAAAACCGCCCTTGAGAGCATTAAAGCTTGGGAAGAAGTTATGAAGGCCATGGAGGAATGA
- the hypD gene encoding hydrogenase formation protein HypD, with translation MELSIFQDRELAQKILRGIKKEAEKIGREVKLMHVCGTHEDTVTRNGIRSLLPENVKIMSGPGCPVCITPAEDIATMMEIVRKAKEEGEDIILTTFGDMYKIPTAIGSFADLKSEGFDVRVVYSIYDSYKIALKESNKLVVHFSPGFETTTAPAAGILKEVIEREIENFKIYSVHRLTPPAVEALIKQGTVFDGLVDPGHVSTIIGVKGWEYITKEYGVPQVVAGFEPVDFLMGVFMLLRIIRKGEAKIENQYTRVVKYEGNVEAQRTIEAIFETVDAKWRALGVIPNSGLELKKEYKDYEIRSLFKIKPPELPDLEKGCICGAILRGLALPTQCPLFGKTCTPRNPVGPCMVSYEGTCQIFYKYGALF, from the coding sequence ATGGAGCTCTCAATATTTCAAGATAGGGAATTAGCTCAAAAAATATTGAGGGGCATAAAGAAAGAGGCTGAAAAAATCGGAAGAGAAGTAAAACTTATGCACGTTTGTGGAACTCATGAGGATACAGTTACTAGAAATGGAATAAGGTCTCTTCTCCCAGAGAACGTTAAAATAATGAGTGGCCCTGGGTGTCCTGTTTGTATCACACCTGCAGAAGATATAGCGACAATGATGGAGATAGTTCGGAAGGCGAAGGAAGAGGGTGAGGACATTATCCTCACAACCTTTGGTGACATGTATAAGATCCCGACTGCAATTGGTAGCTTTGCAGATTTAAAAAGTGAAGGTTTTGATGTTAGGGTTGTTTACTCAATATACGATTCTTATAAGATCGCTCTTAAAGAGAGTAATAAACTTGTTGTTCACTTCTCTCCAGGTTTTGAAACTACAACAGCTCCAGCGGCAGGAATATTAAAAGAGGTCATTGAGAGGGAGATCGAGAATTTTAAAATATATTCTGTGCACCGACTAACTCCTCCTGCAGTGGAGGCACTAATAAAGCAGGGGACAGTCTTCGATGGATTAGTTGATCCTGGACATGTCTCTACCATCATAGGAGTTAAGGGATGGGAATATATAACAAAGGAATACGGTGTTCCTCAAGTTGTGGCGGGTTTTGAACCGGTAGACTTCCTTATGGGTGTGTTTATGCTTCTAAGGATTATACGGAAAGGGGAAGCTAAGATAGAAAACCAGTATACAAGGGTTGTTAAATATGAGGGAAATGTGGAAGCTCAAAGGACTATAGAAGCTATTTTTGAGACTGTAGATGCAAAATGGAGGGCCCTGGGAGTAATACCCAATAGTGGCTTGGAGCTTAAAAAGGAATACAAAGACTACGAAATAAGGAGCCTCTTCAAGATTAAGCCTCCAGAGCTTCCTGATTTAGAAAAAGGCTGCATATGCGGGGCAATACTAAGGGGTCTAGCCTTGCCTACTCAGTGTCCTCTATTTGGAAAAACATGCACTCCGAGGAATCCCGTTGGTCCATGTATGGTATCTTATGAGGGCACATGTCAGATATTTTACAAATATGGTGCACTCTTCTAA
- a CDS encoding DUF835 domain-containing protein, whose product MGIVEILLSEEFNEGITLLINIITIALALKFRKPFKERYMGVGKFYDALLLATVVWFIAECFYAPSYFSDYFTEEFIEKSEWIADNIWVIFQLLFLYAFASLFGALVSRYAIGVIKERSLNDSDNLDAGLTSGSYIIIPGKEKEIFLSILQKRPGFIISRTSPDKVKTFFGVKETPIMWLTKVECEQCIWPTNLEYLGHLIVDFLKKDNIPKVVLIEGLEYLALENNFERIFKFLSSIKDYAVLTNSIVLLVISPEAWSKNQWAILKKEFPVIE is encoded by the coding sequence ATGGGGATTGTTGAAATCCTCCTAAGTGAAGAGTTTAATGAAGGGATCACTCTCCTAATCAATATAATAACAATAGCTCTAGCTCTCAAGTTCAGGAAACCATTTAAAGAGCGATATATGGGTGTAGGAAAGTTTTATGATGCTTTGCTCCTTGCCACAGTGGTATGGTTTATCGCAGAATGCTTTTATGCTCCATCATATTTTTCAGATTACTTCACCGAAGAATTTATAGAAAAGTCGGAATGGATCGCAGATAACATATGGGTAATATTCCAACTGCTGTTTCTTTATGCATTTGCATCCCTTTTTGGGGCACTTGTGAGTAGGTATGCAATAGGAGTTATCAAAGAGAGATCTCTAAACGACTCGGACAACCTAGATGCTGGTTTAACTTCAGGTTCTTATATTATAATTCCCGGAAAGGAGAAAGAGATTTTCTTAAGTATTTTACAAAAGCGTCCTGGGTTTATTATCTCCCGAACTTCGCCTGACAAAGTTAAAACATTTTTTGGAGTCAAGGAGACCCCTATAATGTGGCTCACAAAAGTAGAATGTGAACAGTGCATATGGCCCACAAACCTTGAGTACCTAGGACATTTGATAGTAGACTTTCTCAAAAAGGACAATATTCCAAAAGTAGTATTGATAGAGGGGTTGGAATACCTCGCTCTTGAGAACAACTTTGAGAGGATCTTTAAGTTTCTCTCCAGCATTAAAGATTACGCTGTTCTAACGAATTCAATAGTTCTCCTGGTAATTTCTCCAGAGGCGTGGAGTAAAAACCAATGGGCAATATTAAAGAAGGAATTCCCAGTGATAGAATAA